TACCCTTTATGATCAGCATCGCTAGGAAAAGTGGTCGTTAAACCTTTCGGTCTAGTTAATTTTCTGCATAATAATAGTCGTTGATGCATGATGAAGCTATGATGATATCATCATGACATCACTAACTTTACTATTCGTGggctaataaatataaataattaaattaaataatagaaTATATAGGAATAGAAAAATAAAACCTTCTCCTTCCATGAAGTTGCAAGTCGTCATCTTTGGTATATACCAAGCATCAACTACCTCATGTTCAACTATATTTAAGTATAACCAAGCCTTGATTTAGTCAAAAACTATTACGTAATTCCTTACTCCATATCTTGTTTAGAAGGATGTCTTGGAAAACTCCTGAGGATGCGATGCCGTGGGTGGGGTTGTATGTCGCTATAGCATCTCTAGTTTGCACTCTTGCAATGGCAGCTGATGCCTTCCACGGCTTCAGACAAGGGAAACTATGGTTTCCATGCAAACTTTTCACACTTAATGCTGCTTCACTTACAGTTATAGCCGTAGCAATGAAGATGCCGGTGGATCTAACTACCATCAATAAATATAGTATCGATCAAGATGCCAAGAATACTAGCATCATTTTCTTGTTCACCATGTTAGCCAATTTTCTCCCTTCTTTAGGTCTTATGGGTGACAAAGAACTTTTAGTCAACATGATAGCCTTGAGTATTCTCTTAATCACTATTCTAGTAAATGTATGCATTCAAATGGTTACAAAGTGGTACTTTTTTGGCGAGTTAAATAGTGAGTTTGACTTATTACAGATATTAGCCACTGTAACGGTATTTTCAGTAGCTTTAACTGTTCCAGAATCTAGACGAATCTTTGAACTACAGTACAAAGAGTTGCATGGATTGTCTTTAAATCATAAGGAGATTCATTTCTCTTATAAGGAACTCGTGCATAATGTTAAGAAGTATTGGGTAATGGCAGAAACTAGTAACCCCCAATTTGTGATTGCATGTTCACAAGTTTCTTCCGCTCTTGGGGTTGTATGTTTATACCTTGCTGGCTTATCAGCAATCAGTCTTGGAATGAGGAACCGCACTTATTATGCAGTTTTAGGAGAGTCGGATTATAAGTGGTCAATCAAAGTTATTGATTATCTCCAATATATTGGTATAACAGTAGGTGGTATAGCTCCAGGGTTTAGATGTTTAAGTCTGATTAGTCATTTCAACCTCTCTAAGAAATGGAGCACAAACCATATAAATGTATTTAGAGTTGAAAAACAATGGATCCAAATACTTCAAAAGTGGAAAAGGACTCATGTTCGTTCAAATATCCCAGGCCGCCATAGCAAAATGGTTTTCCATCGATTCAAAAACTTGATTTTGAATGTTTGTATAGTCCTTCAGATACTGGCTGCAGTTACATGTAAAACGGTATGTCTCATTCCTAGATGTTTTCTGATCATATTCTCTTATTGTTGGCATCTCTGCAAATTATTGTTGAAAACTTGCAATCGAAAGCCAAATGCATTGAACGATAACATGAATTCAGAGGTAGAAGAATACAGGAAATATGTGCTACTATTTGATGAGGAGGCTGTACTTTCAAAGAgagtattgacaaatattcttaaaTCCATAACAAAACTTCTTCAAGAATCAGAAAAGAAAGAGCCAAGAAATCTTATGAAGCTATTAAAGAAATCTACAAATTTCAATGGAGTAGTAGAGTTCGACAATGAACGAGTCCCGCTTTTACATGGTGATAATGCCCACAATTGTTGGAGCCTAGTTTTAGTAACATTAACAGCTGTTGCTATTGCACTCCCTAACGTTGCAAATACTCGTGTCATGGAGTTACTTTCTGGTATGCGGGAAGGGCTCAAAATTGTAAAACGTATAGAAGAAAACCTCAACGAAAATTGTGACTTGGTAGAGGCAAGAAAAGCATCTAAGCGTTTGTGGACAGAAGTTGAAGTATACTTCAAGTGGCTACAGATTGATCTTAAAAACAAGGCTTACAAAGGAAAAACGTCAAAGGAGATTTTAAGGTTGTTAGGTGATGTGGCAGTACAAAATGTCATACAATTCAAGAGCCGGGAATCAAGAAGTTTAAATCGCTCATTTCACAAGTTCATAGCTTCGAGTTCCATGTATAGAATTAGTGAAACCATACAGCTCCATTGCAATAAGCAAGAAAATTGGCCGAATGATGAGCAACTTTTTGATTGGATATCAACTGTGATTGCAGATCTGTTATGTGCTTGCTTTACCAACATACCACGTGTGGTAACGATGATGTGTCATCACGATGCAATCGAAAAAAGGGAACACAGCATTCGCGCAGCAGCTAAGCTTCTTGGTAAATCAAAAAACATTCTTAGCGTACTTGAAAAGCGCCAACTTTCAAACATGGATGTGGACTCGATGGCGTACATTGATAAGTGGCACGCGCTACCCAACAGTGAGTTAATCAATGGTTGTGCTTCATCAAACCATGTTCAACCAGCTTCTGCAAGTACTAATGGATCACTTATAGTAACTGTTATGTGAGTGTGGATCTGTTCATTAAAACTTCTCATATTATAGCATAAATATCTAGAATAACCTTACTCGTGATTTCCGCCTGTATTTATATTGGGGtaattgttcaaaatacactttttttaaggcttcaaacaaaatacattttttttttaaaaaattgtctttttacaccattcggtagacggatttccgtctaccacctttatctgtcgtctactaccatttttacaaagtagtcgacggtgagataaaggtggtagacgaattcccgtctactggcagggttggtagacagcgagaacaaagcaatagacagacatttacaaagtagtcgaccgtctactgccttgttgttgctgtagacagacactaacaaggcagtagacagcaacaacaaggcagtagacagtaacaacaaggtagtagacagtcgactactttgtaaatgtctgtctactgctttgttctcgctgtctactaaccctgccagtagactggaattcgtctaccacctttatctcaccgtcgactactttgtaaaaatggtagtagacgacagataaaggtggtagacggaagacactaacaaggcagtagacagtaagaacaaggcagtagacagcaacaacaaggcagtagacggtcgactactttgtaaatgtctgtctactgctttgttctcgctgtctactaaccctgccGGTAGACGGGAATTcatctaccacctttatctcaccgtcgactactttgtaaaaatggtagtagacgacagataaaggtggtagacgaaaatccgtctaccgaatggtgtaaaaagacaattttttttaaaaaagtgtattttgtttgaagccttaaaaaaaagtgtattttgaacaatttcccTTTATATTGCCACATCAGTTGACCAAAATTTGGAGCTCTGTGTAGATTTGTTACAGAGTATATTATATGTACTATATATGTTGGGTATTTTATTTAGTTTTCAAATATGAGGAAATTAAAACCAAGCCCAAGGCCTAACAAATTAGGCCCAAATGTTGGTTGACTTGGTCAATCATTTGAGGGCATTTCAAATCTCAATTGGGTGCAGCTGTTTTATTATCAAGAGAGAAAGAAAGATCAcagagagatcaagaaaaagagtcaaaaccccaattcccgtctacagtgacagcaggccagaaaaccttcgatctccggagatccgaccgttgaatcttcttcatttttgggctgtgtcttcctgacatcagtgccaacattttcaaccgttgaattcgtctcaagtggtctgtagctcgagttacagcaggtcgaacagtagcagaattttggtgatgaaattcttcttttgtctttaattgtttcatatacttgttgattattgttgttcaagagtatgatgatgttgtatgcctctagttgatctagagaagaattattgtattgctctctttgttgatgatggtggaatttaagtggcttacgagtcccgtggtttttactctcgattttgaggggttttccacgtaaaaagtctcgtatatttagtgtgtgcttgattgttgtttagctactgatttggaacagatttggggactgatttaggttggttttgatatagcttgtttgttagtttcctcacgggttcatacgggtagggaaatgcttgtcaaacgggtttgtttccgctttgtagattgcccgttgtgattatttttccatcaaattggtatcaagagctaggttatttgatttgacttgtgtgaaagatggaagctaatacaagtaaaatgattagtttaaatggttcaaattatcatgtttggaaaggcaagatggaggatcttctttatgtgaaagattattatttgcctgtttttactgaggataaacctgaggaaaaatctgatgctcaatgaaaaattttgcatagacaagtatgtgggtatattcggcagtgggttgatgataatgttgtaaatcatattactggggagactgatgctaaagccttatggaaaaagcttgagcagttatatgaacgaaagactgggaataacaagttgttcttaattaagcagatgatggctttgaagtatcatgatgggactcctattacagatcacctaaatgcatatcagggtattataaatcagcttgcaggtatgggtatcaagtttgaggatgagattcagggtctctggttacttggtacattaccggactcttgggagacttttagggcatctttgtccaactctgcaccgaatggtactatcaccatggaattggctaagggtagtattttgaatgaagagatgagaagaaagtcacaaggttcctcttcacagtcagatatcttggtcacagaaacgcgggggagaagtcatagtagaggtcagggtaaaagaggcaatcatcgtatcagctcacgcaaaggtaaatttgctaatgttgagtgttataattgtcatgaaaaggggcacacaaagtggtattgtccaaagttgaagaatgagaagaaaaaggcatatgacaagaataaacaaaagaaaagtgatggtggtgatgatgataaggttgaagttaacactATTACGGATaaattctttgtttgtattgattatgatatgattaatcttactcatgatgacacgggttggattgttgatagtggtgctacatgtcatgttgcaacatGTAGAGACCACTACTCATCTTACACTCctggtgactatggatttgctaggatgggtaatgccgggttatcaaaaatcgttggtattggagatgtttgtttgaaatttgacacggggaTGGAGttggttttgcataatgtaaaacatgttccggatatgagacttaatgtcatttcaacaggcattcttgatgatgatggttatcatagcggttttggtaatggtatttggaaactaactcttggttctatgatagtgggaagaggcaagaaagactcaagattatacatcacgcgtccaaagatcatccagaacattgttaacgcagtggacaatgttgattctaccgagttgatgcataaaagacttggccacatgagtgaaaaggggatgtctatcttgtttaagaagaatgtgttgtcgggtgttaatgatattaatttgagtaagtgttctcactgtttggcagaaAAACTGACCAGAGttgtgtttaagagtcattctccttttcgaatggagaacgtacttgatctagttcattcggatgtttgtgggcctatgaagactagaaCACTTGGTGGATgctcctactttgttacattcattgatgatcattccaggaaggtgtgggtatACACCTTAAAGTCAAAAGATCAAGTATTTGAGAAGTTCAAGgaatttcatgcactagttgaaaggcaaacggggaagaaactcaagtgtattcggactgataatggcggtgaatacattggcagatttgatgcttactgtaaggagaatggtattcggcatcaaaagactccaccaaagacacctcagttgaatggcttagcagagaggatgaacagaactttggttgagagagttagatgtttgctttcacatgtagggttgtccgattccttttggggtgaggctttaaatacggcagttcatattattaatctaaccccttgtgttcctttgcgttttgatgttcctaacagggtttggagctgcaaagatgtttcttaccatcatttacgagtctttggatgtaaagcatttgttcatgttcctaaagatgaaaggtcaaagcttgatatgaagactaagccatgtgtatttctcggctatggtgaagatgattttgggtacaggttatatgatccagttcaaaAGAAACTTGTACGAAGCAGAGATGTTATTTTTTCAGAAGATCAAATGTTgaaagatgttgagaagacagagTCAGTTCCTCAACACAATGccgatcttgttgatttggatctaGTTCCTCCACAACATGTTGATTCaaatgttggagatgatgttcagaatgatgaacatggtactgatgataatgatgctccggagcaggtagagattccagtaccagatattccctcatttgtcccacttaggcggtctacccgagaccgtcatcaTTCTGtcagatattctgctgatgagtatgtattagttactgatgggggagagtcagaatgttattcagaagcaatgaaagatgagcataagaaagagtggggtgaagctatgcaagatgagatgaattctttgcatgagaacaatacttatgagctggtgaagttacctaaaggcaagagagctttgagaaacaaatgggtattcaaagtgaagacagatgagcttacttcacaaccaaggtacaaagctaggttagtcgttaaaggattcagccagaaaaagggtattgattttgatgagattttctctccggtcgtgaagatgggatctattcgagtggttcttgggttagctgctagtcttgatcttgaggtagAACAGATGGacgtcaagactgcttttcttcacggtgatttggataaggaaatctacatgatgcaacctgaaggttttcgggttaagggtaaagaaaattatgtttgtagacttcagaaaagtctatatgggttaaagcaagcaccgagacagtggtataagaagtttgagtcggttataggaaagcaaggctaccgaaagacaacttcagatcattgtgttttctttcataggtttggtgatgatgatttcatcatattgttgttatacgttgatgatatgttgattgttggtaaaaatattaaaagaattgcgcagttgaagcgagaattgagcaagtcttttgctatgaaagacttgggaccagcaaaacagattcttggtattcggatttctagagatagaggtgctaagacgttacatatatcacaagagcaatatattgaaaaggtgcttagtagattcaacatggagaatgccaaagtggttagttcccctcttactaacaactttaagctaacagatagagattgccctactttaaaggaggatgttgaggagatggataaagttccatatgcttcagcggttggtagcttgatgtatgctatggtgtgtactaggcctgatatagctcatgcggtaggtgttgttagtcggtttatgtcaaatccgggtaagaagcattgagaagcagttaaatggattatgagatacttacgaggtacttcaaagttaggtatcacattTGGAAATGGAAAGCCGATGCTTGtgggttatacagactcagatatggcaggaaacaaagataacatgaaatccacttctggatacaTGATGAccttcgcagggggagcagtttcatgacaatcaaggttacaaaagtgtgttgcattgtctacgaccgaggctgagtatatggcagcaacagaagcgtgcaaagaactattgtggatgaaaaggtttctacaagaccttggatttatgcaatcacgatatgtggttctttgtgataatgagagtgcgattcatttggctagaaattctatgtatcataagcggacaaaacatatagatgtgcgatatcattggattagagaacgtcttgaagatggttcgtttgaacttgataaagttcacaccgatgataatggttccgacatgttcacaaaggctttagcaagtgagaagctcaaggtatgttgctcgaaCGCCGGGATGGCGATTCTTTCCTCATAATtgaaaagggggagatttgttgggtatTTTATTTAGTTTTCAAATATGAGGAAATTAAAACAAAGCCCAAGGCCCAACAAATTAGGCCCAAATGTTGGTTGACTTGGTCAATCATTTGAGGGCATTTCAAATCTCAATTGGGTGCAGCTGTTTTATTATCAAGAGAGAACGAAAGATCAcagagagatcaagaaaaagagtcaaaaccccaattcccgtctacagtgacagcaggccagaaaatcttcgatccccggagatccgaccgttgaatcttcttcatttttgggctgtgtcttcctgacatcagtgcaaacattttcaaccgttgaattcgtctcaagtggtctgtagctcgagttacatcaggtcgaacagtagcagaattttgggtgatgaaattcttcttttgtcattaattgtttcatatacttgttgattattgttgttcaagagtatgatgatgttgtatgcctctagttgatctagagaagaattattgtattgctctctttgttgatgatagtggaatttaagtggcttacgagtcccgtggtttttactctcgattttgaggggttttccacgtaaaaagtctcgtatatttagtgtgtgcttgattgttgtttagctactgatttggaacagatttggggactgatttaggttggttttgatatagcttgtttgttagtttcctcacgggttcatacgggtcgggaaatgcttgtcaaacgggtttgtttccgctttgtagattgcccgttgtgattattttcccatcaatATATACCTATCATGATATCTAAAATAAGTTCTACATTTGGTACTCAATTGATATCTGTGTAGACTGATTATCTGTATGGCAATTATCAAACGTAATTTAGATATGTGTTCAGGCTTATCTGCATTAAGTTTTAGCTCTGTGCCATGATCATTCTGTAAAGATGAATTTCGATTGTGATTGTGATACTACAGTAAGAACTGCAAAATGTGGTATGTAATGTGATGCCAAAAATACAATTTTGCAAATTATTAATCCATAATCTAAAATCATTCAACGCCATGATGATAGATTTATAGGTTGTGCTAGTGTTAATCATGGTTCGCATAACACTAACACAACTTACTAGTGTTACACATAATAATCTAAAAAAGAAAAAACTATTATGTTACTCAAATCTTGATTCATGACAATTGATATAAAGAGCTAacgaatatgaatataaatatttggTTTAGCCAAATTAATAACAAACATTATCTACCTAACTCTAAGCAACAAGATTAATATTACATCATTTCTCCAATCTCTCTCTTTCTTATACAGTCACTTTAAATTCCGATACCGCCATTCAGGTTGCAGACGATCTCGGGAACGAATCCCCAATACATACCCAGCCATTATCCGCCAAAAGATTATGATCATCCTTGACCAGTTGCACCAGTTGGCCTGAAACAATCAATATTGCACAATACGGCAGACCGCATCATACCTCCAAACCTGCCAACGATTCATGATTCATCACATTAATCAACATACAATTATATCATGagtgaaaaaaaaaaaagacaaaatatCACGGATGATCTTTGTGGTTTGTATCAAAAATCACCGGTGGTCCCTGTACTTCTTTTTCGTCATTGATGGTCCTTATGGTTTGAATTTCGGATTATATGCTCGCAATGGGGACATATAATGGATATGATCAGCTTCAATGGATATGATCCGTTTTTTCATAGTTTTTTTCTAACTTAGTGCTTTCTTTTAGACATATAACCTTACAGTGGACGAATTGAATTTGTGTCTCGAGTTCTTTAAGAAAGATTAAATGGTTAATATCAGTTATACCCTTTATGATCAGTTTTATGCATagtatatagttataataattacgTACTGTAGTAAATTTACTTTATATTAGTTTGTGGTCACATTTCTTACCCACAACATGAAACAAAGTTAACATTGAGTCAACAAATACTTCTTTCCTACAAATAAATTGAAAGAAAAGTTTAATAGAGGTGCTACCACGTAATCTTTTCATGTAACTTTTTCGCTCTTGCAAACTTCAATACTATAGTGATTGAAGACTAAAGACTAAAGACTAAAGACTAAAGAACCTTGTCCTCTTTTATTGTGATTGAAGACTAAAGAACCTTTTGTGGCACATAGTTTATGCCACAAATACTTCTCAATAGAAGCAATAATCGCAGTAGCAGGGGAACCTATTTTATGACATCATAACTTATATTATCACATTGATCTAAAATCTTTGGATATTTTTAATACTTTGTCATAATTTTTTTGTAGTTtaattgaaataaataaataaaattagtaGTTTGAGAGATATTTCAAAAATGTCATTTTATTAGTTTACTTGTGGTCAAGCTTTGCTGAATAATTTGCATGCCATATTGGCCCTTGAAAGGGAAAAGagaagatacattttacaaaaggATGAAATAAGAAAATAAAATCTTGATTCACTCCTTCCATGAACTTGTAAGTTAATATCTCTAGTATACATCAAGCATCAACTAGCTCTTATTCATCACTATTTAAGTATAACCCTGCCTTGTTTTTTTAAAAAACTGAATTAAGTAATTCCttactccatatatatatatatattttttgattaTAATTTAGAAGGATGTTTTTGAAGACTCCCGAGGATGCGATGCCGTGGGTGGGGTTGTACGTTGTTATAGCATCTCTAGTTTGCATTTTTGCCATGGTAGCTGACGCCTTCCACGACTTCAAACAAGGGAAACTTTGGTTTCCATGCAAATTTTTCACACTCAATGCTGCTTCACTTACAATTATAGCCGTAGCAATGAAGATACCGTTGGATCTAACTACTATCAAGAATGATAGTTTCGATCTAGTGGCCAAGTATTATAGCATCTATTTCTTGTTCACCATGTTAGCCAATTTTCTCCCTTCTTTAGGACTTATGGGTGACAAAGAACTTTTAGGCAACATGATAGCCTTGGGTATTCTCATTATCACCATTATAGTGAATGTATGCATTCAAATTGCTACACGGTTTATCTCTTTTAGCCAACGTGATAGCCTTGATATTTACTCTATTTCCATTTTCCGTGGCTTTAACTGTTCCAGAATCTAGACGAATCTTTGAACTACAGTATAAAGAGTTGCATGGATTGTCTTCAAATCATAAGGAGATTTATTTCTCTTATAAGGAACTCGTGCATATTGTTAACAAGTATTGGATAATGGCAGAAGCAGGTAACCCCCAATTTGTGATTGCTTGTTCACAAGTTTCTTCTGCTTTGGGTGTTATATGTTTACCCGTTGCTCTCTATGCAGCAATGATTCTTTTTTCGATTAATGTCGATTTTTCATACCTAGGACACTCTGATTATTAGTGGTCAATCAAAGCTATTGTCAGTGTGCAAGTAATTGGTGTTTTAGTAGGTAGTATAGCACCAATGTTTAGATGTTTTAGTGTCATTAGTTATTTTAACCTCTCTCACAAGTGGAGCAAGAACCATATAAATGTATTTAGAGTTGAAAAACAATGGATCCGAATACTACAAAAGTTGAAAAGGACTCATGTTCGTTCAAATATCCCAGGCCGCCATTGCAAAATGGTTTTCCATGAAGTCAAAAACTTGATTTTGAACATTTGTATAGCTCTTCAAATACTCGCTGCAGTTATATGTAAAACGATATGTCTGGTTCCTAGATGTTTTTTGATCGTCTTCTCTTATTGTTTGCATCCGTGCAAATTATTGTTGAAAACGTGCATTCGGAAGCCAAATGCATCGAACAATAACATGAATTCAGAGGTGGAAGAATATAGGAGATATGTGCTACTATTTGAAGAGGACGCGGTACTTTCAAACAGAGTATTAACAAATATTCTTAGATCCATATCAAAACTTCTTCAAACATCTGAAAAGAAAGAACCGAAGAATCTTATGAAGATACTAAACAAATCTACGAATTTCAACGGAGTAGTAGAATTTGACAACGACCAAGTCCCGCTTTTACATGGTGATAATGCCCACAATTGTTGGAGCCTAGTTTTAGTAACATTAACAGCTGTTTCTATTGCACTTCCTAACGTTGCAAATAGTCGCGTCAAGGTGTTACTTTCTGGTATGCGGGAAGGGCTCAAAATTGTAAAACATATAGAAGAAAACCTCAACGAAAATGGTGACTTGGCAGACGCAAGAAAAGCATCTACGCATTTGTGGACAGAAGTTGAAGTATATTGCAAGTGGCTACAGATTGATCTTAAAAACAAGGCCTACAAAGGAAAAACATCAAAGGAGATTCTTCGGTTGTTAGGTGATGTGGCTGTACAAAACGTCATACAGTTCAAGAGCCGCAAATCTAAAAGTCTGAATCGCTCACTTCACAAGTTCATTGCTTCGAGTTCCATGTATAGAATTAGTGAAACCGTATTGCTCTATTGTCATAAGCAAGAAAGTTGGCCGAATGATGAGGAGCTTTTTGATTGGATATCAATTGTGATTGCAGATGTGTTATGTGCTTGCTTTACCAACATACCACATGTCGTAACTATGATGTGTCATCACGATGCAATCGAAAAAAGGAAACAAAGTATCCGCGCTGCAGCTAAGCTTCTTGGTAGATCGAAAAACATCCTTACCGTACTTGAAAAGCGCCAACTTCCAAACATAGATGTGGACTCGATGGCGTACATTGATAAGTGGCAAGCGTTACCAGACAATGAGTCACTCAAAGGTTGTGCTTCATCAAAACATGTTCAATCAGCTTCTGCAGGTAGTACTAATGGATCACTTATAGTAACTATTATGTAATTGtggatttattcatcaataattgTCATATTATAGCATAAATCTCTAGAATAACCA
This window of the Rutidosis leptorrhynchoides isolate AG116_Rl617_1_P2 chromosome 7, CSIRO_AGI_Rlap_v1, whole genome shotgun sequence genome carries:
- the LOC139859119 gene encoding uncharacterized protein, with translation MSWKTPEDAMPWVGLYVAIASLVCTLAMAADAFHGFRQGKLWFPCKLFTLNAASLTVIAVAMKMPVDLTTINKYSIDQDAKNTSIIFLFTMLANFLPSLGLMGDKELLVNMIALSILLITILVNVCIQMVTKWYFFGELNSEFDLLQILATVTVFSVALTVPESRRIFELQYKELHGLSLNHKEIHFSYKELVHNVKKYWVMAETSNPQFVIACSQVSSALGVVCLYLAGLSAISLGMRNRTYYAVLGESDYKWSIKVIDYLQYIGITVGGIAPGFRCLSLISHFNLSKKWSTNHINVFRVEKQWIQILQKWKRTHVRSNIPGRHSKMVFHRFKNLILNVCIVLQILAAVTCKTVCLIPRCFLIIFSYCWHLCKLLLKTCNRKPNALNDNMNSEVEEYRKYVLLFDEEAVLSKRVLTNILKSITKLLQESEKKEPRNLMKLLKKSTNFNGVVEFDNERVPLLHGDNAHNCWSLVLVTLTAVAIALPNVANTRVMELLSGMREGLKIVKRIEENLNENCDLVEARKASKRLWTEVEVYFKWLQIDLKNKAYKGKTSKEILRLLGDVAVQNVIQFKSRESRSLNRSFHKFIASSSMYRISETIQLHCNKQENWPNDEQLFDWISTVIADLLCACFTNIPRVVTMMCHHDAIEKREHSIRAAAKLLGKSKNILSVLEKRQLSNMDVDSMAYIDKWHALPNSELINGCASSNHVQPASASTNGSLIVTVM
- the LOC139859120 gene encoding uncharacterized protein produces the protein MNSEVEEYRRYVLLFEEDAVLSNRVLTNILRSISKLLQTSEKKEPKNLMKILNKSTNFNGVVEFDNDQVPLLHGDNAHNCWSLVLVTLTAVSIALPNVANSRVKVLLSGMREGLKIVKHIEENLNENGDLADARKASTHLWTEVEVYCKWLQIDLKNKAYKGKTSKEILRLLGDVAVQNVIQFKSRKSKSLNRSLHKFIASSSMYRISETVLLYCHKQESWPNDEELFDWISIVIADVLCACFTNIPHVVTMMCHHDAIEKRKQSIRAAAKLLGRSKNILTVLEKRQLPNIDVDSMAYIDKWQALPDNESLKGCASSKHVQSASAGSTNGSLIVTIM